The Dehalococcoidia bacterium genome segment CCGCTGATAGACCGAATTAAAACCAAGGGCGTAGAGATCGTCTTTGTCACTCTTCACGTTGGACTGGGCTCATTCCGACCGGTCAAGGTAACTGATCCCAGAGAGCATTCACTGCACCAAGAGTATTTTGAGGTTGGCCCCGATGCTGCCCGAAGAGTGAATAGTGCCAAAAAAGAAGGAAGACGAATCATCGCCGTGGGCACCACCGCCGTGAGATCATTGGAGCGGGCCACTCAACCCGATGGTACGGTGCAACCCTTCACTGGCTGGAACGATCTCTACATTCTGCCGGGGTACCGATTCCAAACCATCGATGCCTTGATCACCAACTTCCACCTGCCTCGTTCAACTCTGCTGATGCTGGTGGCCGCTTTTTCCGGAACAGAACCGATACTGAGAGCTTATGGTGAAGCAGTTCGCCTCGATTATCGCTTTTTCAGCTTTGGCGACGCCATGCTGATCCTTTAAGAAAGCCACCCCCCCCCCCACACCCCCAAACCGCCGACAGGAAATCGTCCCCTGCACCCTCTAGAAGGACAACCGCAGGAGTCACTCTCAGAGTTCACGTCCCGCTGCTGCCACAAACGGCCGCAACTCTTTCATCAAGCGAGAGAACTGCTCGGGATAAAGGGATTGCTGTCCATCGGAAAGGGCTTCGCTGGGATTGACGTGAACCTCGATCAGAAGGCCATCGGCGCCACAGGCCACCGCGGCCTTGGCCATCGGCGACACATAATCTCGAACTCCGGTGCCGTGAGAGGGGTCCACAATCACCGGCAGGTGACTCTTGAGTTTGATATGGGGGATAGCATTCAAATCCAGCGTATTGCGGGTAGCGGTCTCGAAAGTGCGGATGCCGCGCTCACAGAGAATCACATTGGGATTCCCCTCAGCGACGATATACTCCGCAGCCAGAAGCAGGTCCTCTACAGAGGCCGCCATGCCGCGCTTTAAGATCACCGGCTTCTGCGATTGACCCAGCTTGGTCAGCAGGCGGAAATTCTGCATGTTTCGAGCACCAACCTGAAAAGCATCGGCATACCGATCCACCGTGGGCACATCGCCTGCCTCGACCACTTCAGTGACAATCGGAAGGCCGGTCTTCTCCGATACATCCTTCAGAATCCGCAGCCCCTTGACTCCCAGACCCTGAAAGCTGTAAGGACTCGATCTCGGCTTGAAAGCCCCGGCCCGCAAGCAATTCGCCCCGGCTTCCTTAACAGCCTGGGCAGTAGCGAACATTTGTTCACGTGTTTCTATGGCGCAGGGACCCGCAATCACCACAAACCGCTTTCCTCCCACGGGCACGCCGCCAATCTCGACCACCGTATTGGCCGGATGCATATCACGACTCACCAGTTTGTAAGGCGTCAGGATCGGGGTAATGCGCTCAACCAGCGGATGGCTCTCCAGATGCAGACTTGCCAGAACCCGTTCGTCACCGATAGCACCCAGCACAGTACGCTCAGTCCCCGGCATATAAAGCGGCTTC includes the following:
- the aroF gene encoding 3-deoxy-7-phosphoheptulonate synthase gives rise to the protein MIIILKPTATKQDADEIIARIDGLGLKPLYMPGTERTVLGAIGDERVLASLHLESHPLVERITPILTPYKLVSRDMHPANTVVEIGGVPVGGKRFVVIAGPCAIETREQMFATAQAVKEAGANCLRAGAFKPRSSPYSFQGLGVKGLRILKDVSEKTGLPIVTEVVEAGDVPTVDRYADAFQVGARNMQNFRLLTKLGQSQKPVILKRGMAASVEDLLLAAEYIVAEGNPNVILCERGIRTFETATRNTLDLNAIPHIKLKSHLPVIVDPSHGTGVRDYVSPMAKAAVACGADGLLIEVHVNPSEALSDGQQSLYPEQFSRLMKELRPFVAAAGREL